In a single window of the Flavivirga spongiicola genome:
- a CDS encoding glycoside hydrolase family 30 protein, producing the protein MSCDKTDNKLQVDIFETSAKGNQLTKITEFPAANTKVTIKLIPEQTFQTISGFGGAFTESSAYLLNKLSKANRDTILRAYFAKDGARYSLTRTHMNSCDFSLTNYSYSPVEGDKTLEHFTIEEDMDDLIPMIKEALTISQDGFKIFASPWTAAPWMKDNNKWVGGKLLPEYYDTWALFFSKYVDAYKAEGIDIWGFTVENEPHGNGNNWESMHFTPKEMTDFVQHHLGPKLEADGKGDKIILGYDQNRAGLKEWVDEMYRDEASSKYFHGTAIHWYESTYDFFPEALQYAHNKAPDKYLIETEGCVDSEVPKWKDDAWYWSKEATDWGWDWASEEEKYLHPKYSPVNRYARDIIGCLNNWVDGWVDWNMVLDRQGGPNWFENWCVAPVIVDPDADEVYFTPIYYVMAHFSKYIRPDAKVIGLENSDDKLMVTAATNPDGSIAIVLFNETETQKTINLSIHEKNVEFSIDARAIQTIVIPKNN; encoded by the coding sequence ATGAGTTGCGATAAAACAGATAACAAATTACAAGTAGACATTTTTGAAACCTCAGCAAAAGGAAATCAACTGACCAAGATCACTGAGTTTCCTGCTGCAAATACAAAAGTGACTATAAAGCTAATTCCTGAACAAACCTTTCAAACTATTTCAGGTTTTGGAGGGGCTTTTACAGAATCTTCGGCTTACTTACTAAACAAATTAAGTAAAGCAAATAGAGATACCATTTTACGTGCCTATTTTGCCAAAGATGGTGCTAGATATTCTTTAACCAGAACACACATGAATTCATGTGACTTCTCACTAACCAACTATTCATATTCCCCAGTAGAAGGTGATAAAACTTTAGAGCATTTCACTATCGAAGAAGATATGGATGACCTCATCCCAATGATAAAAGAGGCATTGACTATATCTCAAGATGGGTTTAAAATATTTGCATCACCCTGGACCGCAGCACCGTGGATGAAAGACAATAACAAATGGGTTGGAGGCAAGCTACTTCCAGAATATTATGACACCTGGGCTTTATTCTTTTCAAAATATGTGGACGCTTATAAAGCAGAAGGTATAGATATTTGGGGCTTTACGGTTGAGAACGAACCTCATGGGAATGGAAACAACTGGGAAAGTATGCATTTTACACCAAAGGAAATGACAGATTTTGTCCAACATCATTTAGGTCCAAAACTTGAAGCTGATGGAAAAGGCGATAAAATAATTTTAGGATACGACCAGAATAGAGCAGGCTTAAAAGAATGGGTTGATGAAATGTACAGAGACGAAGCCTCCTCTAAATACTTTCATGGTACTGCTATACATTGGTATGAAAGCACCTATGATTTTTTTCCTGAAGCCTTGCAATATGCACATAATAAAGCACCTGATAAATACTTAATAGAAACCGAAGGCTGTGTAGATTCTGAAGTTCCTAAATGGAAAGATGATGCTTGGTACTGGAGTAAAGAAGCTACCGATTGGGGCTGGGATTGGGCATCGGAAGAAGAAAAATATCTGCATCCTAAGTATTCGCCAGTAAACCGATACGCTAGAGATATTATTGGGTGTCTTAACAATTGGGTTGATGGATGGGTAGACTGGAATATGGTTTTAGATAGACAAGGTGGCCCCAATTGGTTTGAGAATTGGTGTGTAGCGCCTGTAATTGTTGACCCTGATGCCGACGAAGTTTATTTCACACCCATTTATTATGTCATGGCACACTTCAGCAAATACATAAGACCAGATGCTAAAGTTATTGGACTAGAAAACTCTGATGATAAGCTCATGGTAACTGCCGCTACAAATCCCGATGGAAGCATTGCAATTGTATTGTTTAATGAAACTGAAACCCAAAAAACAATTAACCTATCAATACATGAAAAAAATGTTGAATTCTCAATAGATGCTCGGGCTATTCAAACTATTGTGATTCCAAAAAATAATTAA
- a CDS encoding MFS transporter → MSNIKTAAKDKVPFLQKTAFGSGHLVLNLLPGALAVFMFFLVTAFGMDPWLAGLLGGLPRIFDAITDPIMGFISDNTKSRWGRRRPYIFIGAILSGILFAFLFQMSEDNSVMFNFWYFLLMSLLFLIGNTMYATPLVGLGYEMTSDYNERTRLMAFANIIGQIAWMLVPWFWVVIADPTVFPLSEETIRIIGEMGLTGDELQKITDEKLQATGVRKLSLIVGLACAVLGILPALFCKGIDSGKMENRKEISLNTLSSSFKELFQGIKEVSKNKPFMKLCGATFLVFNGFQMVASFSFFIIVFYIYNGNYGDAGTWPAWFASLTAVVTAFMVIPIISKIANKWGKRKAFIISTVISIIGYILKWWGFDNSLNDKFNKTSFGEGLNSFVGSIFDAINPFLDSIGMSWFSMDTSQGGPWLMFLPIPFMAFGLGGLFTLMMSMTADVCDLDELENGMPRKEGTFGAIYWWMVKLGQAIALVLGGAILTLVGFDEGAVSQTAETMTKLRIADIVIPAVTAAIAIWIMYKYSLNETRAREIKVELVKRRGEL, encoded by the coding sequence ATGTCAAATATAAAAACAGCAGCGAAAGACAAAGTACCCTTTTTACAAAAAACAGCTTTCGGTTCAGGACATTTAGTACTTAATTTATTACCAGGAGCTTTAGCGGTTTTTATGTTCTTTTTAGTAACTGCTTTTGGAATGGATCCATGGTTAGCAGGTTTATTAGGCGGCTTACCTAGAATATTTGATGCTATCACTGATCCCATAATGGGTTTTATTTCTGATAATACCAAGTCAAGATGGGGACGACGACGACCTTATATTTTTATTGGAGCTATTTTAAGTGGGATACTGTTTGCGTTTTTATTCCAAATGAGTGAAGATAATTCGGTCATGTTCAACTTTTGGTATTTTCTTCTTATGTCTTTATTGTTTCTCATTGGAAATACCATGTATGCTACACCATTAGTAGGTTTAGGATACGAAATGACTTCTGATTATAATGAGCGTACACGCTTAATGGCATTTGCAAATATTATTGGTCAAATTGCTTGGATGCTAGTGCCTTGGTTTTGGGTCGTTATTGCTGACCCTACCGTCTTTCCTTTAAGTGAAGAAACAATAAGAATTATTGGAGAAATGGGACTTACAGGAGATGAATTACAAAAAATAACAGATGAAAAATTACAAGCAACAGGGGTTCGTAAATTATCATTAATAGTTGGGTTAGCATGTGCTGTACTTGGGATTTTACCGGCCTTATTCTGCAAAGGGATTGATTCTGGAAAAATGGAAAACAGAAAAGAAATAAGCCTTAACACACTATCATCTAGTTTTAAAGAATTATTTCAAGGTATTAAGGAAGTATCCAAAAATAAACCCTTCATGAAGTTATGTGGAGCTACATTCCTTGTGTTTAATGGATTCCAAATGGTCGCTTCATTCAGTTTTTTTATAATTGTCTTTTATATTTATAATGGTAACTATGGTGACGCTGGTACTTGGCCAGCTTGGTTCGCTTCACTCACAGCAGTAGTAACCGCCTTTATGGTTATTCCTATCATTTCAAAAATAGCTAACAAATGGGGAAAGCGAAAAGCTTTTATTATTTCTACAGTCATTTCGATTATTGGTTACATACTTAAGTGGTGGGGCTTTGATAATTCATTAAACGATAAATTCAATAAGACAAGTTTTGGTGAAGGATTAAACAGTTTTGTAGGTTCAATATTTGATGCCATCAATCCTTTTCTGGACAGCATAGGTATGTCTTGGTTTAGCATGGATACGAGCCAAGGTGGTCCCTGGCTAATGTTCTTACCTATTCCATTTATGGCTTTTGGTTTAGGGGGTTTATTTACATTAATGATGAGTATGACGGCAGATGTATGTGATTTAGATGAACTAGAAAATGGCATGCCAAGAAAAGAAGGAACTTTTGGAGCGATTTACTGGTGGATGGTAAAGCTGGGGCAGGCCATTGCTTTAGTACTTGGTGGAGCCATTTTAACCTTAGTTGGTTTCGACGAAGGTGCTGTATCTCAAACAGCTGAAACAATGACAAAGCTACGAATAGCAGATATTGTTATACCAGCTGTCACTGCAGCTATAGCTATTTGGATTATGTATAAATATAGTTTGAATGAAACAAGAGCAAGAGAAATAAAAGTAGAATTAGTAAAACGTAGAGGAGAACTTTAG
- a CDS encoding glycoside hydrolase family 17 protein has product MSYRAGKIRSLAGLNLDDKTPKGIHNLFKRVLKNGMHGLCFSPYEEGQEPGDQMTEKQIRRRMKIIKPYTKWIRSFSCTDGNEAIPRIAKEYGIKTLVGAWLGDDAEINKKEIAGLIELAKGGFVDIAAVGNEVMYRGDLTEDELLVFMHDVKNAIPDVPMGYVDAYYEFSHRPRITEACDVILANCYPYWEGCSQEYALVYMRDMYNQAKSAGNGKKVIITETGWPSFGEGLQGAIPSQENAVKYFINSQIWSNDDDIEMFYFSSFDESWKVGAEGDVGAYWGLWDKDEKLKF; this is encoded by the coding sequence ATGTCGTATAGAGCTGGTAAAATAAGATCGTTAGCAGGGTTAAATCTTGATGATAAGACCCCGAAAGGTATACATAACCTATTTAAAAGAGTATTAAAAAATGGGATGCATGGACTCTGTTTTAGCCCTTATGAAGAAGGCCAAGAACCAGGTGATCAAATGACCGAAAAGCAAATTAGGCGTCGTATGAAAATCATAAAACCATATACAAAATGGATTCGTTCTTTTTCTTGTACAGATGGTAATGAGGCTATTCCGCGTATTGCGAAAGAATATGGTATTAAAACCTTAGTGGGCGCTTGGTTAGGTGATGATGCAGAGATCAATAAAAAAGAGATTGCGGGACTTATAGAACTAGCAAAAGGAGGGTTTGTAGATATCGCTGCTGTTGGTAACGAAGTTATGTATAGAGGTGATTTAACCGAAGATGAGCTTTTAGTTTTTATGCATGATGTTAAAAATGCTATCCCAGATGTACCAATGGGGTATGTAGACGCCTATTATGAGTTTAGTCACAGACCAAGAATTACAGAAGCCTGCGATGTGATTTTAGCTAATTGTTATCCTTATTGGGAAGGCTGTAGTCAAGAATATGCTTTGGTTTATATGAGAGACATGTATAATCAAGCTAAAAGTGCTGGAAACGGAAAAAAAGTGATTATAACAGAAACAGGATGGCCTTCTTTTGGTGAAGGATTGCAAGGCGCTATTCCATCACAAGAAAATGCTGTGAAGTATTTTATAAACTCACAAATATGGTCTAATGATGATGATATTGAGATGTTCTATTTTTCATCTTTTGATGAATCATGGAAAGTGGGGGCTGAAGGTGATGTAGGAGCGTATTGGGGACTCTGGGATAAAGACGAAAAATTAAAGTTTTAG
- a CDS encoding VCBS repeat-containing protein: MSCQKSKRPLCAETLVGGFQLLSSDKTGIDFNNSIKETENFNHFYYSQIYNGAGVAIGDINNDGLSDIFFCGNQVSDRLYLNKGHFQFENITKKSRAARVSGWSWGVTMVDVNSDGYLDIYVSRNGEFMNPEQRKNLLYINNKDLTFTESAMAYGLADAGYSTQAVFFDMDNDGDLDMYQVNQPADQKLFIRHTITEDSYKFFTHKLYINDKGRYRDVSEYAGISRVFAYGLSVNAADFNNDGWTDLYVANDYDEPDFMYYNNGDGTFRNVINENLKHISRFSMGSDVGDINNDGLIDIITLEMAAEDHFRSKTNMGSMSTENFNQLVSLGKHCQYMSNTLQVNTGVGSFSDVANMAGVAKTDWSWGGLFVDLDNDGLKDIIISNGVKKDVRNNDYMAIVTNLDPNISTQEFFNISKNTPSQPISNYVYNNKGNLQFKKVTKDWGFETPSFSSGIAYGDLDNDGDLDVVTNNMDALAFVYENKATGNFLKIDLEGSDTNTFGYGAKATIHHNGNMQVLENSVTRGYLSSVEPGLFFGLGKEIEVEKVEVKWPDGKINVFENIKANTTLTVKYSKAKTPTKRVEKKQPLLAQIEPNDIGISYSHKENEFDDFEVEILLPHKLSQNGPFSTVGDVNGDGLEDLFIGGAAGQGGILYLQNTNGQFRKSTSQPWENDKDSEDLGALFLDVDGDNDQDLFVASGGNEFKQGNTLLKDRLYINNGQGVFAKSDHGLPPIFESSHCVKASDIDADGDLDIFVGTRLISRQYPFPASSYLLINDNGVFKKAPSKTAPDLENMGLVTDAVFTDIDGDNDADLMLVGEWMQIIILENKEGVFINSSEKYGLKDTRGLWWSITASDLDNDGDDDYIVGNLGINNKFKATKEHPFKVYANDFDNNGTNDIVLAKFYKNDYVPVRGRECTSQQMPYVADKFKDFNSFAASKLLDILPEDKVGDAVKYEIHNFESIILINEGGKLLRQLLPIQAQMSPIKSSLVLDVDNDGNKDIITVGNHYGVEVETTRYDASIGAVLLGDGKNNFHFMPPSQSGLNIPYDSRDINYIKQENNQNTIIVTNNNSSLSVYNYKN; this comes from the coding sequence ATGTCTTGCCAAAAATCAAAACGCCCGCTATGCGCAGAGACATTAGTTGGAGGGTTTCAATTACTTTCTTCAGATAAAACAGGCATTGATTTTAATAACTCCATTAAAGAAACCGAAAATTTTAATCACTTTTATTATTCCCAAATATATAATGGTGCAGGAGTCGCTATAGGCGATATAAATAATGATGGTCTATCAGATATATTCTTTTGTGGCAACCAAGTGAGTGATAGACTTTACTTAAACAAAGGCCATTTTCAATTTGAAAATATTACTAAGAAATCAAGAGCAGCCAGAGTTTCAGGATGGTCTTGGGGCGTAACCATGGTCGATGTAAATTCGGATGGCTATCTCGATATTTATGTTAGCAGAAATGGAGAATTCATGAATCCTGAGCAACGTAAAAATCTACTTTACATAAATAATAAAGATCTTACATTTACAGAATCTGCGATGGCTTATGGGCTTGCAGATGCCGGATATTCTACCCAAGCAGTCTTTTTTGATATGGATAATGATGGTGATTTGGATATGTATCAAGTCAACCAACCAGCAGACCAAAAGCTGTTTATTCGTCACACGATCACGGAAGACAGTTATAAATTCTTTACACATAAATTATATATAAATGATAAAGGGAGATATCGTGATGTCTCAGAATACGCAGGTATCTCAAGGGTTTTTGCATATGGGTTAAGTGTTAATGCTGCCGATTTCAACAATGATGGATGGACCGACCTATATGTTGCTAATGACTATGATGAACCAGACTTTATGTATTATAATAATGGAGATGGAACGTTTCGAAATGTGATTAATGAAAATTTAAAACATATTTCCAGGTTCAGTATGGGATCAGACGTAGGTGATATAAACAACGATGGGTTGATAGATATTATCACGTTAGAAATGGCTGCAGAGGATCATTTTCGATCAAAAACCAACATGGGTTCTATGTCAACCGAAAATTTCAATCAACTAGTTAGTTTAGGAAAGCATTGTCAATACATGTCAAATACACTACAAGTTAATACAGGTGTCGGCAGTTTTTCTGACGTTGCTAATATGGCTGGCGTTGCTAAAACCGATTGGAGTTGGGGCGGGTTGTTTGTAGATTTAGATAATGATGGTTTAAAGGATATAATAATATCCAATGGCGTTAAAAAAGATGTTAGAAATAATGATTATATGGCTATTGTAACCAATCTAGATCCAAATATATCGACGCAAGAATTTTTCAATATAAGTAAAAACACACCTTCCCAACCTATTTCTAATTATGTTTATAATAACAAAGGCAATCTTCAGTTTAAAAAGGTCACAAAAGATTGGGGTTTTGAAACACCAAGTTTCTCAAGCGGAATAGCTTATGGAGATCTGGATAATGATGGCGATTTAGACGTTGTTACAAATAATATGGACGCTTTAGCATTCGTCTATGAAAACAAAGCGACCGGCAATTTCTTAAAGATTGATCTAGAAGGTTCCGATACAAACACATTTGGTTATGGGGCTAAAGCAACTATTCATCATAACGGTAACATGCAGGTTTTAGAAAATTCAGTGACCAGAGGCTATTTATCTTCGGTAGAACCAGGCTTATTTTTTGGATTGGGTAAAGAGATTGAAGTTGAGAAAGTGGAAGTCAAGTGGCCAGATGGCAAAATAAATGTGTTTGAAAATATAAAGGCAAATACAACACTTACTGTTAAATATTCAAAAGCAAAAACCCCAACAAAACGAGTTGAAAAAAAACAACCCTTATTAGCTCAAATAGAACCTAACGATATTGGTATTTCTTATAGTCATAAAGAAAATGAGTTTGATGATTTTGAAGTTGAAATTTTACTACCCCATAAACTATCTCAAAACGGCCCTTTCTCTACTGTCGGGGATGTTAACGGAGACGGATTGGAAGATTTATTTATTGGTGGAGCAGCAGGACAAGGCGGCATACTCTATCTTCAAAACACCAATGGACAATTCCGTAAAAGCACATCGCAGCCTTGGGAAAATGATAAAGACTCAGAAGATTTAGGAGCCCTATTTTTAGATGTAGACGGAGATAATGATCAGGACTTATTTGTTGCTAGTGGCGGTAATGAATTTAAACAAGGAAATACTTTATTAAAAGACAGACTATATATAAATAATGGGCAGGGCGTATTTGCTAAAAGTGATCATGGGCTACCGCCTATTTTTGAAAGCTCTCACTGCGTGAAGGCATCTGATATTGATGCAGATGGCGATCTAGATATATTTGTTGGTACACGACTTATTTCTAGACAATATCCTTTTCCAGCAAGTAGTTATTTGCTTATTAACGATAATGGCGTGTTTAAAAAAGCACCCAGTAAAACCGCTCCAGATCTTGAAAATATGGGATTAGTTACTGATGCTGTTTTTACAGATATTGATGGTGATAATGACGCAGATTTGATGTTAGTTGGAGAGTGGATGCAAATTATAATTTTAGAAAACAAAGAAGGGGTCTTTATAAATAGTTCGGAAAAATATGGACTTAAAGACACCCGAGGTTTATGGTGGTCTATAACGGCTAGTGACCTAGATAACGATGGCGATGATGATTATATAGTTGGAAACTTAGGCATTAATAATAAATTTAAGGCAACCAAAGAACACCCTTTTAAGGTATACGCCAACGACTTTGATAACAATGGAACAAACGATATTGTATTGGCAAAATTTTATAAAAACGATTACGTGCCCGTAAGAGGAAGAGAATGTACAAGTCAACAAATGCCATATGTTGCAGATAAATTCAAAGATTTTAATAGTTTCGCGGCTTCCAAATTATTAGACATTCTACCAGAAGATAAAGTAGGCGATGCGGTTAAATATGAGATTCATAATTTTGAAAGCATTATTTTAATAAATGAAGGTGGTAAGTTACTAAGACAATTACTTCCGATACAAGCTCAAATGTCCCCTATTAAATCGTCGCTGGTATTAGACGTTGATAATGATGGCAATAAAGACATTATTACTGTTGGCAATCATTATGGCGTAGAAGTTGAGACCACTCGCTATGATGCTAGTATTGGTGCCGTGCTTTTAGGAGATGGTAAAAACAATTTTCATTTCATGCCGCCTTCACAGAGCGGGCTTAATATTCCCTATGATAGTAGAGATATTAATTACATCAAACAGGAAAATAACCAAAACACCATAATCGTTACAAATAATAATTCTTCCCTCTCAGTTTATAATTACAAAAACTAA